tcctcctcaattgtccattgttcttcccccaccTCCCTAACAGCAATCCCCCCTCTGGAGACGATATAGtatactagactatgtgggacccattgggtcccatgtttacatgggagggctggtcccccggcacaatattccacctctccaccaattccaatattggtgcccagtggggggggggggggggggggctttctggagcgctagtatgggtgttgtgggctgaatggactggtcTCCTGATGGCTagtttggacattgtgggctaaatggattcttggggtggcagcacactctcaagcctgatgtgctggcagctcactcacggctggtgggctggcagttgaatcatggctattccttgaaattccatttcaagcagggtgcaaggctaccaaattcaaatccatttccctaccatttcaagcagggtgcaaggccaccaaattcgtgcagtttcctatcacttcaagcagggtgcaagtctaccaaattcaaatccatttccctaccatttcaagcagggtgcaaggccaccaaattcaagtgcagtttccaaccacatcaagcagggtgcaagaccaccgaattcaagtgcagtttcataccactttcagcagggtgcaaggccacaaaattcagtgcagtttcataccacttcaagcagggtgcaaggccgccaaattcaagtgcagtttcattccacttcaagcagggtgcaaggccaccaaattcaagtgcaatttcataccatttcaagcaggttgcaaggccaccaaattctaatgcagcttcataccatttcatgcagggtgcaccgccaccacattcaaatgcagtttcataccatttcatgcagggtgaaaccaccataaaaccacacaaaactccaaactcacagttcagtagacattcagtgtgttcagttgattcagacAGAGtcttgacctctccctcccccatcatgcagagactgaaccacacccacacttccgggttttattgcccctcctcctcccaccagaaaaggtgtggccttaatggcatgattgataggagagacatcctcaacattttttaaacactaatcatacttttatttttcattgagggAAGAATTcactgcacctgctgagcggagggggactgagtaagatgcccaaaaatcatagccgtaagtCATAGTGTTTATTTAAAATCAATTTACAGTGCAAAAGGAagttacccaaagcacccaaaccaccatttgcagcagtgccttttaacttcaagccaaagcacccaaaccaccatttgcagtagtgccatttaagttcaagccaaagcacccaaaccatcatttgcagtagtgccttttaacttcaaccccaagcacccaaaccaccatttgcagtagtgactTTTAACTTCGTCAAAGCAcacaaaccaacatttgcagtagtgctgtttaacttaaagccaaagcacccaaaccaccatttgcagtagtgccttttaacttcaagccaaagcacccaaaccaccatttgcagctgTGCCTTTTAATTTCAAGGCAAAGCACCAAAACCACCATTTGTAGTAGTGCCGTTTAACTTCAAgataaagcacccaaaccaccatttgcagtagtgccttttaacttcaagccaaagcacccaaaccaccatttacagtagtgccttgtaAGTTCAACCTAAAGcacccaaaccatcatttgcagaagTGGCTTTTAACTTCAACCCCAAGCACCCAAAACACCATTTGcagcagtgccttttaacttcaacccaaagcacccaaaccactatttgcagtagtgccttttaacttgaagccaaagcacccaaacaaccatttgcagtagttccttttaacttcaacccaaagcacccaagccaccatttgcattagtgccttttaacttcaagccaaagcaacaatATCACCATttcaagtagtgccttttaacttcaacccaaagcacccaaaccaccatttgcaggctgagcctttttacttcaaaccaaccatattttcattttcaaaccacattaagggaacTCACAGCTGAgtagaccctctggcttcctccatcttgtagagactgagtgaggcacactacttcctgggtttatagtccctccccacacctggagtattgcctacagttttggtctcctaatctgaggaaagacattcttgccatagagggagtacagagaaggttcaccagactgattcctgagatgtcaggactttcatatgaagaaacactggatagactcggcatgtactcgctagaatttagaagattgaggggggatcttatagaaacttacaaaattcttaaggggttggacaggctagatgcaggaatattgttcccgatgttggggaagtccagaacaagaggtcacagtttaaggataaaggggaaattgtttaagaccgagatgataaaaacatttttcacacagagaatggtggatctctggaattctctgccacagagggtagttgaagccagatcattggctatatttaagagggggttagatgtggcccttttggctaaagggaccaggggtatggagagaaggcaggtacaggatactgagttggatgatcagccatgatcatattgaatggctgtgcaggctcgaagggccgaatgacctactcctgcacctattttctatgtttctatgtttccccctccctccagcaggggcagcagagagaatggtgaatatttttaaaacattaatatctctctgatttttcatcgatgggaacaatcctctggtccaggaaggcggacgtGAGCTCCGAGcgtggtggccaaaaatgacggccgtaggtggcggcgttctctcggaaatcgcaccacagttggtcaaaagcggtcaagatcagacttttagtaatatagatagaacaTATATGCTATACTAAATATATTCTATATAGTATATAGAACAAGACAGCATAGAAATAGACTCCTGAAGACCCAATATTTTTGCTGGACTTGATGCCAAGCTAAAGTAATCTATTCAATAATCTCTTGTTTACAGATGCTCCTCAGCCACGAGATCACAACTGAAAACAACCGATAATCTACAGTGTTCTGTGTTGCCAACGTTTTCTGGATACAGTGTATTGTGTTGTGCGTTTTTGCATCCCATTATGTCTACAAACTGCCCATCTGTGTCTTCTGCTTCTGGTATGAAGAAAAAGAGGACGATAATTCCTCTTAAGATGAAACTCAAGATAATTGCCTTGCGTGAACGCGGCATGCCAGTAACAGCCATCGCACGTGAGTTAGGAATTCCACAATCGACGATCTCGACCATCTTCAAGGATAGGATGCGAATCAGAGATGCAGCCAAATCGTCAGCATCGGTTAAATCCACGGTCATCAGGAAAAAAAGAGCTGGGCCGattggtgatatggagagattacTTGTCACGTGGATGAAAGACCAGATACAGAAGCACAAACCGCTCAGCTTATCGACGATCCAGGCTATGGCAAGAAGTTTTTTCAATACACTAAAAGAGAATTCCGATGATCCCACATATCCACAAGTGTTTACAGCAAGTCCTGGATGGTTCCAACGCTTCAAAAGGCGTAATAATTTTAATAATGTGAAGatcagcggtgaggcagcaagtcccaaTACTGAAGGTGTCAAAGCTTTTAAGGAAGAGCTGAATAGGATAATTGTGGATGAGAAATATTTGCCAGAACAAATATTCAATGTCAATGAAACATGCTTGTTCTGGAAGCGTATGCCAGAGCACACATACATTCATCAAGAGTCCAAGACAATGCCAGGATTCAAGACATACAAAGACCGTGTAACGCTGCTTTTGGGTGGAAATGTTGCAGGTTTCAAATTAAAGCCTTTACTGATCTACCACTCAGAGAGCCCTAGAGCATTGAAGAATGTGAGCAAGGAAACGCTTCCCATTTATTATCGTTATAACAGGAAAGCCTGGATGACATTAGCATTGTTTGCCGACTGGTATCTAAACTGTTTTATACCGGAGGCAAGAGAATATTGTAGGCAAAATAACATCCCATTCAGAATTCTTCTGATCTTGGATAATACTCCAGGACATCCGCAGTATATCGGCAACTTGCACCCCGATGTAAAGGTCGTATATTTGCCACTGAGCATAACTGCACTCATTCAACCAATGGATCAAGGCGTAATAGCTACGTTCAAAGCCTACTTTTTTCGGCAAACCTTTGCGCAGGCAGTTCGAGCGACTGAATCTGGCCGAACACTCCGAGACTTTTGGAACGGTTTTAACATTCTAAATGCTATCCGGAACATCGCTGCAGCGTGGAAAGATGTCACACAGAAATGCATGAATTGCGTTTGGAAGAAGGTTATGAAGACACATGTGGACACATTCAAAGGTTTTAACAAAGATTCTGCTGTTGATAACATAATAAGAAACAAGATATTGGTGCTTGGGAACCAGCTAGAATTGGACATTGATGAAGAAGATATTCATGAGCTTGTTGACATTGAGGCTGAAGAACTTTCCAATGAAGAGCTGATCGAACTGGAGGAAGATAGAAGAAAAGAAGCTGAGGCAGTGGAAGAAGCAGTTATAACCGAGCCACCAAAAACGTTCACAACAAAGACACTGGCGGAGGCGCTTGCTGCTATCAGCAGGGGCGTACGGATGTTGGAGGAAATGGACGTCAATTATGAGAGATTCACAAAAACTGACAGGCAGATACAGGATGCTCTTGCCTGCTATAGGGAAATATATAATGAAAAGAATAAAGAATAAATAAACTGTATCGTCAAAACTTGATATCTTCCTGAAGAACACTATGCCCGCTAAACAATCAACAAATGTTGATGCACCAGTGACTTCTCCCACTATTCTCCAGCCTTATCAGAAGAGAGAGAATGTTTGGTAGGTTAGGTTTATTGAATGCATTTTCGACTTACAATATTTTccatttacgatgggtttatcggaacgtaagtTGAGAAACACCTGTACTTCAAACCGTGGTCATTCCTCGTTTGCCCTGCTGCCATCCAGCTGAAGATAAAgaaactttaagggcctgtcccacttgggcttcatttgcgcgtcatttacgcgaaatcttaaaaattggttggcgcatcGTGACGAGCGCATGCTGAGGCGCTGTGGTGAGCCGCAGTGGTGTATGCAGTGGTGTATGCAGTGACGAGCGGTAAAGTgcgacgccccaggattttggaatgctcaaaatcctcgcgcatcACCTGCATGACGTATCCCTTGTGCACGCTGATGTACCGATGGCGTACGTGTAGCACATGGTGATGCACCATGACGCACGAACGTTGTCTATGCTaatttaatcatttaaaaaaaaatttcactgggaaaatccttgccacgtatattggactaagtacgaacgactTCGCAAATGTCTCCCAAAAGAATCAGGGCCCTCAAGCGCAATTTATCGTGTGACTGTCGTACTGCAAGACGATTTTCATACGACAGTCACCACCagcctgtcgtgtaaatgacacgcaaatgacgcccaagtgggacagttcCTTTACAGCGCACACAGCCAGACTCAGgtgcagcttcttcctctctctaTCAGGCCCctgaatagtccttccataagttGTATCCATTTTTATATTGAATGAATGAAATAGATTTCAAGTTATGTATTACTCTGTTATGGCCAAATCCAGGTAATGTGTGAATGTGGTGACAATGCCTGTATTAAAACCACTCAATTTCCAGCTATGTTGCACCAATGTTGGATGCTTCAGATAATAtattgcactacaatgctgagaattatattctgtacCCTGTCATTCCCCTTTTTTATACCTATTGTACTtacgtttggcttgattgtatacatgaatagtattttctgatttaatcggattgcatgcaaaataaCTGTACCCCACGAaatacataacaataataaacttaaacctaagcaATACGTCAGAGTCTTTCATGAGAAACTGCAGAGAAGATGCAATACttaccgcaggggtcggtgctggggcccttactcttcacgttgtatattaatagtTTGGATGAGGGGTtttaaggctttgtggccaattttgtggatgatacgaaaataggtggaggggcaggcagtgcagagaaagcagggacttggacaggttgggagtgtgggcagagaagtggcaggtggaacatagtgtagcaaaatgtggagtcatgcattttgttagtaggaataaaggcgtagtgtagcggcacctgctggtgttCGCAAGtatcgaaccctgcggtcggaaTCCGCATGCACGTGACTCTGGCAGGGGtcgtgttttcgcgcggttttcagTGCTCTGTAGTGAGAGGTCGTAGTGagaccaccgttgtggtcagtTGTGTTTTCAGTGGCAAATGTCAAGACCGTGATCGGTGAATCACATTGTGAATAAATTTGATTCATCAACCGTCTGTTGCCGTGATCCGCCAAAGTAGACTAgtttctaaatgaggagagaattcagaaattggtGCATAGAGAGttgggagtgctagtgcaggattaCCGTAAAGTTTATCAGCACGTCAAAACGGCAGTACAgagagcaaactcaatgctagcatttatttcaagagggcttgtttacaaaaacatggatgtaatgcccagactttataaggcgctggtaaggccacattttgaatatcttgagcaattttgggcacctgtgtaaggatgtgctggctctggagagggtccagaggagatttacaagaatgaccccaggaaagagtgggttagcatatggtgagcgtttgacggcactgggcctgtactcgctggcgtTTAAGGCTTGAattgagtagatgtggagaggatgtttccactggtgggagagtctaggactagagagcattgccttagaattaaaggtcattctttaaggaaggagacgaggagacatttatttgatcagagggtggtgaatctgtggaattctttgcaacaggaGGCCAagagcggatatttttaaggcagagatagatagattttcgattagtacgtgtgtcagaggttacggagagaaggcaggagaatggggttaggagagatagatcagccatgattgaatggtagagtagacgtgatggaccaaatgacccaattctgctcctatcacctatgaacttataaacacacacatacacagatatACAGTTATACATACTGTCGTTGTCGTAGGCTGACCATGAGTGATGTATCCTAgaatcggatgcaagcctgggcgatatcatatggaggacaggctgttgcccatgcagcatgtcccccctcttcacgtcgctgatcgatccaaaggaacagcagggccattacagtttggcaccagcaccATCGCAGGAGGTTGCAGacacgacaaactgccttagggactCCAACTCCGGATTTTCAGGTTTACTACTGGAGCCTTCTCCATGCCTGGATATAGCCTCAAGGAAGTGGAGGGTTTTGATCAGAGTTTCCcattcctagatggactgccttcccaggctgacaagTCACTTCTGCCCGAACATATATGCATATGTAtgatacaaacatatatatatatatcacacacacatatacacacacacatatatacacacacatatatacacatatatatatacacacctatatatatacacacatatatatacaaacccatactgtatatatacacacatatatgtacatatacatacacatatatatatacatacacatacacatatatatacatatacatacacatatatatacatatacatacacatatatatacatatacatatacatacatatacacatatatatatacgcatatatacacatacacatatatatacacacacatatatatataaacacacacatatatatatatatatatatatacatacataaatacatacatatataaaaaacacatatatacatatacatatatatgtatatgtatacacacatacatgtacacataaaGGGCTGgtcgcccaacgcaatatttcacctctccaccaattccaatattggtgtccagtgggggtgggggggggggtggagtgctagtatgggtgttgtgggctgaagggactggtttccagagggctagtatggatattgtgggccgaatggattcttgggctggcagctcagtcacgcaagcctggtgtgctggcagctcattcactcatggctgatggctggctattccttgaaattccatttcaagcagggtgcaaggtcaccaaattcaaatgcagtttcctaccatttcaagcagggtgcaaggccaccaaattcaaatgcagttttctaccatttcaagcagggttcaaggccaccaaacacAAGTGCAGttgcataccatttcaagcagggtgcaaggccaccaaactcaagggcagtttcataccatttcaagcagggtgcaaggccaccaaattcaagtgcagtttcataccatttcatacagggtgcaaggttaccaaattcaaatgcagtttcataccatttccagcagggtgaaaccaccataaacctCCATAAAACACCACAAATCAAATAAaaaccacataaaaaccacactaatggttcagtagacattcagtgttcaattgattcacagctcagacagagagtcctgacctctcgctcccccatcttgcagagactttgCCACGcccccacttccgggttttatagtccctccccctcccaccagaaggggcgtggccttcatggtatgattgacaggagagagaatctcaacatttttaaaacattaataagtcttttatttttcatcaatgggaaaaattatcttgtcctgcacagtggagggggactctgagcaagatggccaaaagtcacagccataagtggtaccgttttttctaaaatcaatatgcagtgcaaacaggaagtggtcaagatgatacttttaattatatagatgtatgTTA
The sequence above is a segment of the Amblyraja radiata isolate CabotCenter1 chromosome 1, sAmbRad1.1.pri, whole genome shotgun sequence genome. Coding sequences within it:
- the LOC116982415 gene encoding tigger transposable element-derived protein 1-like; the protein is MSTNCPSVSSASGMKKKRTIIPLKMKLKIIALRERGMPVTAIARELGIPQSTISTIFKDRMRIRDAAKSSASVKSTVIRKKRAGPIGDMERLLVTWMKDQIQKHKPLSLSTIQAMARSFFNTLKENSDDPTYPQVFTASPGWFQRFKRRNNFNNVKISGEAASPNTEGVKAFKEELNRIIVDEKYLPEQIFNVNETCLFWKRMPEHTYIHQESKTMPGFKTYKDRVTLLLGGNVAGFKLKPLLIYHSESPRALKNVSKETLPIYYRYNRKAWMTLALFADWYLNCFIPEAREYCRQNNIPFRILLILDNTPGHPQYIGNLHPDVKVVYLPLSITALIQPMDQGVIATFKAYFFRQTFAQAVRATESGRTLRDFWNGFNILNAIRNIAAAWKDVTQKCMNCVWKKVMKTHVDTFKGFNKDSAVDNIIRNKILVLGNQLELDIDEEDIHELVDIEAEELSNEELIELEEDRRKEAEAVEEAVITEPPKTFTTKTLAEALAAISRGVRMLEEMDVNYERFTKTDRQIQDALACYREIYNEKNKE